A window of the Blastopirellula sediminis genome harbors these coding sequences:
- a CDS encoding DUF1552 domain-containing protein, which yields MIQNIASLDRRRFLRGAGIALALPWLESFSSAVAGAAAQPSDRKRFAAFYLPDGVPMPLADDPSYQDWAWFPHGGGKDFTLTKCLSPLEPLRDETTILSGFSHTFARSVHGHSNADQFLTGANTGMSGEYKNTISLDQLFAEHVGEQTRFSSLVMSTDGGTGTPRGAQTMSFNRSGRAIPAENKPKRIFDMLFVKNDADAARRLALSQSSLDDLLADAKSLRSMLSEHDQGTLDEYLQSVRETELKVEKAKRWANIPLPQVSVDHLQLDITPEDPRNYLQTMFELIYLAFKTDSTRVATYQLGRENGVGASDYLARAVGFNLTHQLTHNTKNPDGWKNFGIYCAFISEEYGRFIQKLKSTPEPDGAGNMLDNTLCLFGSASSAFHLSRNYPLLLSGGKNMGFKHGQYLNYGPNKPQGGAWTGGREPWQVETSHEDKPLSNLYVTMLQRLGVETETFSDSTGTIAEV from the coding sequence ATGATTCAAAATATCGCCTCGCTCGACCGTCGTCGCTTCTTGCGCGGCGCAGGGATCGCACTCGCTTTGCCGTGGCTCGAGTCCTTCTCGTCGGCCGTCGCCGGCGCCGCCGCCCAGCCGAGCGATCGCAAACGCTTCGCCGCCTTCTATCTGCCCGACGGCGTGCCGATGCCGCTGGCCGACGACCCTTCGTACCAGGATTGGGCCTGGTTCCCACATGGGGGCGGCAAAGACTTTACGCTGACCAAATGTTTGTCGCCGCTCGAACCGCTGCGCGACGAAACGACAATCCTGTCGGGCTTCTCGCACACGTTCGCACGCAGCGTGCATGGGCACTCCAACGCCGACCAGTTTCTGACCGGCGCCAACACCGGGATGTCGGGCGAGTACAAAAACACAATCTCGCTCGACCAGCTGTTTGCTGAACACGTCGGCGAGCAAACCCGCTTTTCGTCGCTTGTCATGTCGACCGACGGCGGCACCGGAACGCCGCGTGGGGCGCAGACGATGTCGTTCAACCGGAGCGGCCGCGCCATTCCGGCCGAGAACAAGCCGAAGCGGATCTTCGACATGCTCTTCGTCAAGAATGACGCCGACGCCGCGCGTCGACTCGCCTTGTCGCAAAGCTCGCTCGACGACCTGCTGGCTGACGCCAAGTCGCTGCGATCGATGCTGTCGGAACATGATCAGGGGACGCTCGACGAGTACCTGCAATCGGTCCGCGAGACCGAGCTGAAAGTCGAAAAGGCGAAACGCTGGGCCAACATTCCGCTGCCGCAAGTGAGCGTCGATCATTTGCAGCTCGACATCACGCCGGAAGATCCGCGGAACTACCTGCAAACGATGTTCGAGCTGATCTACCTGGCGTTCAAGACCGACTCGACGCGCGTCGCCACTTACCAGCTCGGCCGTGAAAACGGCGTTGGCGCCAGCGATTACCTGGCCCGTGCGGTCGGTTTCAATCTGACCCACCAGCTGACCCACAACACGAAGAACCCGGACGGCTGGAAGAACTTCGGCATCTACTGCGCTTTTATCAGCGAAGAGTATGGCCGTTTCATCCAGAAGCTGAAATCGACGCCGGAACCGGATGGCGCCGGCAATATGCTCGACAACACGCTCTGCCTGTTCGGCTCGGCCTCGAGCGCCTTCCACTTGTCGCGGAACTATCCGCTGCTGCTGTCCGGCGGCAAGAACATGGGCTTCAAGCATGGCCAATACCTCAACTACGGCCCGAACAAGCCGCAGGGTGGCGCCTGGACCGGCGGTCGCGAACCGTGGCAAGTCGAAACGAGCCACGAAGACAAGCCGCTGTCGAATCTCTACGTCACCATGCTGCAGCGACTGGGAGTCGAAACGGAAACTTTCTCCGACAGCACCGGCACGATCGCAGAAGTCTAA
- a CDS encoding MFS transporter has translation MADRVGSAEPQEASPHPSSADETTREMAAECAPHGAPATKIRYQVVGWLTTAAALAYLCRNSIGIAESQIREDLGLTLTQSGHVMAAFFWSYAFLQVPTGAFSHKYGTRVALPIFAIAWSITTLATGLAPGLWLLIAAQLFMGVAQAGIFPASTNTINYWMPMSQRSIGCGVLAAGMQVGAIAASILMGVLLGVIGWRWSFALISPLGIVWAIDFYHRFRNRPEQAPTVNAAERELIVADRPRQQILAAAADDAGPTDWWAVLTHPGLWLIHGQQICRAAGYMFFASWFPTFLQETRGVSIAQSGYMQSVVLLGALLGGLAGGVLTDWIWRRTGNLWLSRSGVGAAALGGCAILILCSWFAQDATVAIGLLTVGVFFAQLAGPAMFAAVIDISGSRVAQILGAVNMTGNLAVAVCPIMVGFLFERTANWNLVLIVFAVIYLFGAICWALVDPRFGIFNKGEEQEEAPNSIRGAQVATAKE, from the coding sequence ATGGCTGATCGAGTTGGTAGCGCGGAACCGCAAGAAGCGTCGCCGCATCCTTCCTCTGCAGATGAAACGACCCGCGAGATGGCGGCCGAGTGCGCGCCGCATGGCGCCCCGGCAACCAAGATTCGTTACCAGGTCGTCGGTTGGCTGACGACCGCCGCGGCGCTTGCCTATCTCTGCCGCAATTCGATCGGCATCGCCGAAAGCCAGATTCGCGAAGACCTGGGGCTGACGCTCACGCAGTCGGGACACGTGATGGCGGCCTTCTTTTGGAGCTACGCCTTTCTGCAAGTTCCGACCGGCGCCTTCAGTCACAAGTACGGGACGCGCGTCGCGCTGCCGATCTTTGCGATCGCCTGGTCGATCACAACGCTGGCGACCGGCCTTGCGCCAGGACTGTGGTTGCTGATCGCCGCGCAACTTTTCATGGGAGTCGCGCAGGCCGGGATCTTTCCCGCGTCGACCAATACCATCAACTACTGGATGCCGATGTCGCAGCGATCAATCGGTTGCGGGGTTCTCGCGGCCGGGATGCAAGTTGGCGCCATCGCCGCCAGCATCTTGATGGGCGTGCTGCTCGGCGTGATCGGTTGGCGGTGGAGCTTCGCGTTGATTTCGCCTTTGGGAATTGTGTGGGCGATTGATTTCTACCACCGCTTCCGTAACCGCCCCGAACAAGCGCCGACGGTGAACGCGGCCGAACGAGAACTGATCGTCGCCGATCGTCCTCGCCAACAAATTTTGGCGGCGGCCGCTGATGACGCCGGACCGACCGATTGGTGGGCGGTGCTCACGCATCCTGGTCTTTGGTTGATTCATGGCCAGCAGATTTGTCGCGCCGCCGGCTACATGTTTTTCGCCAGCTGGTTTCCGACCTTCTTGCAAGAGACGCGCGGCGTCTCGATCGCGCAGTCAGGCTACATGCAAAGCGTCGTGCTGCTCGGTGCGCTACTAGGCGGCTTGGCTGGCGGCGTGTTGACCGACTGGATCTGGCGCCGCACCGGCAATCTCTGGCTTAGCCGCAGCGGCGTGGGAGCGGCGGCGCTCGGCGGCTGTGCGATTTTGATTTTGTGCAGTTGGTTCGCTCAAGATGCGACCGTTGCGATCGGACTGCTGACGGTCGGCGTCTTTTTCGCTCAATTGGCCGGCCCGGCGATGTTCGCCGCGGTGATCGACATCAGCGGATCGCGCGTGGCGCAGATTTTGGGAGCGGTCAACATGACCGGCAATCTGGCGGTGGCCGTTTGCCCGATCATGGTCGGCTTTTTGTTCGAACGAACCGCCAACTGGAATCTCGTGCTGATCGTCTTCGCCGTGATCTACCTGTTCGGAGCAATTTGCTGGGCGCTGGTCGATCCGCGGTTTGGAATTTTTAACAAAGGGGAAGAGCAGGAAGAAGCGCCCAACTCGATCCGCGGGGCGCAAGTCGCTACCGCGAAGGAGTAA
- a CDS encoding DUF1592 domain-containing protein, with amino-acid sequence MIQARTTPLAIGLIALLCGMPGAASGKDGADAKSQVLTLEQLKATGPQRSSYQHQHARPAGGEAPQPQLDTFRRDVQPILTQSCIDCHGPDTQEGNVRIDTLDPDLLGGKDTDWWVEIRAAISKGEMPPADAGELADEERAKVVDWLTGEIQNASTVRRAREEHTSFRRLTRYEFNYALQDLLGLPYDFAGDLPPEPVSEDGFQNSSEMLAMSTVQFGYFRDLSRAALQKAMGPPQQPAPIYWGISFHDRAVKEWAGHEKQLNKLRKEQKDNPEKLEEELKKLAAKFHARPGNAHFKNLETGETESIGWAYNGAKFAWKSSDTLPEVPAVSQDVAILPRGQKLIVELGDKIPDEGLLRVRVRASRTAADATYTPSLRLEFGWHSSNNSAASTKISQRDLPITASPEAPEFYEFEVPLSEVYPRNSARGETKMGQTPSPSEYVKLVNSSVSQGDIQVDYVEVTAPVYHQWPPQSQTHIFVDSDQKSDEPAYAREVLESFMTRAWRRQVTPAEVDRKLDLFAKIRPQCEDFQFAMIEVLSTVLASPQFLYVVQTDQAKSTDDYQLATRLAMFLWCSVPDEELIELASRGELRDPNVLGQQVERMLGDPRARRFAEQFVYQWLGMDLLEHLSVDKKVYPQFDAELKSAMQEEPIAFFTEVLKENDSVLDFLHADYVLVNERLAKHYGLKGIAGNDFRKVSLDADSRRGGLMTQAGLLAMNSDGKDSHPLKRGIWMLESLLNDPPPPPPAAVPVIDLADPNIAKMTLKQRIENHRNQAACNSCHAKIDPWGIAFENFDAVGGFRTEVQGQPVDASSLLFNQQKLEGVDGLKRFLLENRQDQFVRAMVHKLTTYALGRPMTFGDHAEVDQITAEVRQHGDGLGTMITAIVSSELFQAN; translated from the coding sequence ATGATTCAAGCGAGAACCACGCCTTTGGCGATTGGTCTGATTGCGCTGTTGTGCGGCATGCCTGGCGCCGCGAGCGGCAAAGATGGCGCTGACGCCAAGTCGCAAGTCCTGACGCTCGAACAACTCAAAGCGACCGGCCCGCAGCGTTCCAGCTATCAGCACCAACACGCGCGTCCTGCCGGCGGCGAAGCTCCTCAGCCCCAGCTCGATACGTTTCGTCGCGACGTGCAGCCGATCCTGACGCAGTCGTGCATCGATTGCCACGGACCAGACACGCAGGAAGGAAACGTGCGGATCGATACGCTCGATCCCGATTTGCTGGGCGGCAAAGATACCGACTGGTGGGTAGAGATCCGCGCCGCAATCAGCAAAGGGGAAATGCCCCCGGCCGATGCTGGCGAACTGGCGGATGAAGAGCGTGCGAAAGTGGTCGATTGGCTCACCGGCGAAATTCAGAATGCGTCGACCGTGCGTCGCGCTCGCGAAGAGCATACCTCGTTCCGCCGTTTGACCCGCTACGAATTCAACTACGCCCTGCAAGACTTGTTGGGCTTGCCGTACGACTTCGCCGGCGACTTGCCGCCGGAGCCGGTATCGGAGGATGGTTTCCAGAACAGCTCCGAGATGTTGGCGATGTCGACGGTCCAGTTCGGTTACTTCCGCGATCTGAGCCGCGCCGCTTTGCAAAAGGCGATGGGGCCTCCCCAGCAACCAGCGCCAATCTATTGGGGCATTTCGTTCCACGATCGGGCCGTCAAAGAATGGGCCGGTCATGAAAAGCAGCTCAACAAGCTTCGCAAGGAGCAGAAAGACAATCCAGAGAAGTTGGAAGAGGAACTGAAGAAGTTGGCGGCGAAGTTCCATGCTCGCCCCGGCAACGCTCACTTCAAGAATCTGGAGACCGGCGAAACCGAGTCGATCGGTTGGGCTTACAACGGCGCCAAGTTCGCCTGGAAGTCGTCCGATACGCTGCCGGAGGTTCCGGCCGTGTCGCAAGATGTGGCGATCCTCCCCCGCGGCCAGAAGTTGATCGTCGAGCTGGGGGACAAGATTCCGGACGAAGGTTTGCTGCGAGTTCGCGTCCGCGCGTCGCGCACTGCGGCCGACGCGACCTACACGCCGAGTCTCCGCCTGGAGTTCGGTTGGCATTCGAGCAACAACTCGGCCGCATCGACCAAGATCAGCCAGCGCGATTTGCCGATCACCGCTTCGCCCGAAGCGCCGGAGTTCTACGAATTTGAAGTTCCGCTCAGCGAGGTTTATCCCCGCAACTCGGCTCGCGGCGAAACGAAGATGGGACAGACGCCGAGTCCTTCGGAATACGTGAAGCTGGTTAACAGCTCGGTCTCGCAGGGAGACATTCAGGTCGACTATGTCGAAGTGACCGCTCCGGTCTATCACCAGTGGCCGCCGCAGTCGCAGACCCACATCTTTGTCGACAGCGATCAAAAGAGCGACGAGCCGGCCTATGCCCGCGAAGTGCTCGAATCGTTCATGACCCGCGCCTGGCGCCGTCAGGTGACGCCGGCCGAAGTCGACCGCAAGCTCGACCTGTTCGCCAAGATTCGCCCGCAGTGCGAAGATTTTCAATTCGCGATGATCGAAGTCCTCTCGACGGTCCTCGCCTCGCCGCAGTTTCTCTACGTCGTGCAGACCGATCAGGCGAAGTCGACCGACGACTATCAGCTGGCGACTCGTTTGGCGATGTTCCTCTGGTGCAGCGTGCCCGATGAAGAGCTAATCGAACTGGCGTCGCGCGGCGAACTGCGTGACCCGAACGTGCTGGGCCAGCAGGTCGAACGGATGCTCGGCGATCCGCGGGCTCGCCGCTTTGCCGAGCAGTTCGTCTACCAATGGCTCGGCATGGACCTGCTCGAACATCTAAGCGTCGACAAAAAAGTGTACCCGCAGTTTGACGCCGAGTTGAAATCGGCGATGCAGGAAGAGCCGATCGCCTTCTTTACCGAAGTGCTCAAAGAGAACGACAGCGTCCTCGATTTCCTCCACGCCGACTATGTGCTGGTGAACGAACGCCTGGCCAAGCACTACGGCCTGAAAGGGATCGCCGGCAATGACTTCCGCAAGGTTTCGCTAGACGCCGATAGCCGCCGCGGCGGTTTGATGACGCAGGCCGGTCTGCTGGCGATGAACTCCGACGGCAAAGACTCGCACCCGCTGAAGCGCGGCATCTGGATGCTCGAAAGCCTGCTGAACGATCCTCCCCCGCCGCCGCCGGCTGCGGTTCCGGTGATCGACCTGGCCGATCCGAATATCGCCAAGATGACGCTGAAGCAGCGGATCGAGAACCATCGCAACCAGGCCGCGTGCAACTCGTGCCATGCGAAGATCGACCCGTGGGGGATCGCCTTTGAAAACTTTGACGCGGTCGGCGGTTTCCGGACCGAAGTCCAAGGGCAACCGGTCGACGCGTCGAGCTTGCTGTTCAACCAGCAGAAGCTGGAAGGAGTCGACGGGCTGAAGCGATTCCTGCTCGAAAACCGCCAAGACCAGTTCGTCCGGGCGATGGTCCACAAGCTGACCACCTACGCCCTCGGACGACCGATGACCTTTGGAGACCATGCGGAAGTTGATCAGATTACGGCCGAAGTTCGCCAGCACGGCGACGGGCTCGGCACGATGATCACCGCGATCGTCTCCAGCGAATTGTTCCAAGCGAACTAA
- a CDS encoding ribonucleotide-diphosphate reductase subunit beta → MSIPSVDSHLETGDGSRVKASEKRLVNCSQVDVNQLMPLKYHWAWEHYLNGCANHWMPTEVPMTKDIETWRSDKLTDDERLVIMRNLGFFSTAESLVGNNLVLAIFKHVTNAECRQYLLRQAFEEAVHTHTFLYVVESLGLNEGEIFNMYHEVPAITRKDEFEMKLTAEVLSPDFSTDSFEGLQAFLKNLIGYYIIMEGIFFYTGFVMVLSFHRRNLMTGIGEQFQYILRDETVHLNFGIDLINGIKAENPDLWTPEFQAEIIDLIKQAVELEIEYAGDCLPNGILGLNRELFRDYVHYVADRRVERIGLPKQFDSKTNPFPWMSETMDLAKEKNFFETRVTEYQSSGALNWD, encoded by the coding sequence ATGTCTATTCCCAGCGTCGATAGCCATCTGGAAACCGGCGACGGCTCACGCGTGAAGGCCAGCGAAAAGCGCTTGGTTAACTGCTCGCAAGTCGACGTTAACCAGTTGATGCCGCTGAAGTACCACTGGGCTTGGGAGCACTACCTCAACGGTTGCGCCAACCACTGGATGCCGACCGAAGTGCCGATGACCAAAGACATCGAAACGTGGCGCAGCGATAAGTTGACCGACGACGAACGCCTGGTCATCATGCGGAACCTCGGCTTCTTCTCGACCGCCGAAAGCCTGGTCGGCAACAACCTGGTTCTGGCGATCTTCAAGCACGTCACCAACGCCGAATGCCGTCAGTACCTGCTGCGTCAAGCGTTTGAAGAAGCGGTTCACACCCACACTTTCCTCTACGTGGTCGAAAGCCTCGGCCTGAACGAAGGGGAAATCTTCAACATGTACCACGAAGTCCCGGCGATCACTCGCAAGGACGAATTCGAGATGAAGCTGACCGCCGAAGTCCTCAGCCCGGACTTCAGCACCGATTCCTTCGAAGGCCTGCAAGCGTTCCTCAAGAACCTGATCGGCTACTACATCATCATGGAAGGGATCTTCTTCTACACCGGCTTCGTGATGGTGCTGTCGTTCCACCGCCGCAACCTGATGACCGGCATCGGCGAACAGTTCCAGTACATCCTCCGCGATGAAACGGTTCACCTGAACTTCGGCATCGACCTGATCAACGGCATCAAGGCCGAAAACCCGGATCTCTGGACTCCGGAGTTCCAGGCCGAGATCATCGACCTGATCAAACAGGCCGTCGAGCTGGAAATCGAATACGCCGGCGATTGCCTGCCGAACGGCATCTTGGGTCTGAACCGCGAACTGTTCCGCGACTACGTCCACTACGTCGCCGACCGCCGCGTCGAACGTATCGGCCTGCCGAAGCAGTTCGACTCGAAGACCAACCCGTTCCCCTGGATGAGCGAAACGATGGACCTGGCGAAGGAAAAGAACTTCTTCGAAACCCGGGTTACCGAATACCAAAGCTCCGGGGCGCTGAACTGGGACTAA
- a CDS encoding tetratricopeptide repeat protein, which produces MASFQCQNSFAEIDGVNENAANPLQLQEEVSEAEVEEFLLMAIQGPLFEKLNEAKETHDFARQLNCLKLMYVATRDLADRRKVFGLEEIEYCARDLQKAVEFADKWKELAIEEETKHALAQSLTEQGEYDQAIALLRRCIAVSEVLYGDGSFRAVTSRIDLAHAILGKGCDLEEGIKAVSYASDVMAKAGMTEFRTYSETQVELTRLYAQSEQYENAIQAGERSVALVVKMQLGEAPIFFETTRLVAHAANQSKRHELALIYAMKGIAAPAPEETGDYYRLFIEAADAKRAMNAPNDAIRFYELLISKVEDDRDCLRSQRIEFFTEYAGFLKSLGDQDRLRIVERKIAKLAPSSDEERKPVREASRYSN; this is translated from the coding sequence GTGGCGTCGTTCCAGTGCCAGAATTCGTTCGCCGAAATCGACGGCGTCAACGAAAACGCCGCCAATCCTCTGCAACTTCAGGAAGAGGTGAGTGAAGCGGAGGTCGAGGAGTTTCTCTTGATGGCCATTCAAGGCCCCCTCTTCGAAAAGCTAAATGAGGCGAAAGAGACGCACGACTTTGCGAGGCAGCTTAACTGTCTGAAATTAATGTATGTGGCGACTCGCGATCTTGCTGACAGACGGAAGGTCTTTGGGCTCGAGGAGATCGAATATTGCGCCCGCGACTTGCAAAAGGCGGTCGAATTCGCCGATAAATGGAAGGAACTTGCTATTGAAGAGGAAACGAAGCATGCCCTCGCACAGTCTCTTACCGAGCAAGGAGAGTACGATCAGGCGATTGCGCTGCTACGTCGTTGCATTGCCGTGAGCGAGGTGCTCTACGGAGATGGTTCCTTCAGAGCAGTCACGAGTCGAATTGATTTGGCGCACGCGATTCTTGGAAAAGGATGCGACCTGGAAGAAGGAATCAAGGCTGTCAGCTACGCGTCCGACGTCATGGCCAAGGCTGGCATGACCGAATTTCGGACCTACTCCGAAACGCAGGTGGAGCTGACGCGACTCTATGCCCAAAGCGAGCAGTACGAGAACGCGATCCAGGCCGGAGAGCGTTCCGTCGCCCTCGTCGTGAAAATGCAACTGGGCGAAGCGCCGATTTTCTTCGAAACGACCCGGTTGGTCGCCCATGCGGCCAATCAGAGCAAGCGACATGAGTTGGCGCTTATCTATGCGATGAAGGGAATCGCGGCGCCTGCGCCGGAAGAAACAGGCGACTACTATCGGCTCTTCATCGAAGCGGCGGATGCAAAAAGAGCGATGAATGCGCCAAACGACGCGATCCGGTTTTATGAACTGCTGATTTCCAAGGTGGAAGACGATCGCGACTGCCTAAGGTCTCAACGAATAGAGTTCTTCACCGAGTACGCGGGCTTTCTGAAATCGCTGGGAGACCAAGATCGTCTTCGTATCGTCGAGCGAAAGATTGCGAAGCTGGCGCCCTCCAGTGACGAAGAACGTAAGCCAGTTAGGGAGGCGAGCCGATACTCCAACTAA
- a CDS encoding DUF1559 domain-containing protein, translated as MSRPVRTRPAFTLVELLVVIAIIGVLIALLLPAVQQAREAARRMACTNNLKQLALATHNYHDTHGSFPSGWVKVTGSQFVNGNYWGWGTFLLPFIEQTAIHDQIDFGWQWVSAPSGGNPNGLIPRIPINGFVCPTDVIGPINTKMGNSGTSNYIASFGNKPMSAVYYRTSANRGMFTGDSAVKFRDVVDGTSNTILFGERSGTTVGSISYNAGLWVGYRNGEGSGGQPYSCIGRGPGSATDVTSGINSTNNWALAYSLHPGGANFAKADGSVSFYAETINLSAYQYLIQRDDGQVIPNE; from the coding sequence ATGTCACGTCCTGTGAGAACGCGCCCTGCTTTTACGTTAGTCGAACTATTGGTGGTGATCGCGATTATCGGCGTGCTCATTGCACTTCTCTTGCCCGCCGTCCAGCAAGCGCGCGAAGCGGCGCGGCGGATGGCTTGCACCAACAACCTGAAGCAACTCGCACTGGCGACGCACAACTATCACGATACGCATGGCAGCTTCCCTTCGGGCTGGGTGAAGGTCACCGGATCGCAGTTCGTCAACGGCAACTATTGGGGATGGGGGACATTTCTCTTGCCCTTCATCGAGCAAACGGCGATTCATGATCAGATCGACTTTGGCTGGCAGTGGGTAAGCGCACCGTCGGGAGGAAATCCGAACGGATTGATTCCGAGGATCCCGATCAATGGTTTTGTTTGTCCCACCGACGTGATCGGCCCGATCAACACCAAGATGGGAAACAGCGGTACGTCGAATTATATCGCCTCGTTTGGAAATAAGCCGATGAGCGCCGTCTACTATCGGACCTCCGCTAATCGAGGGATGTTCACTGGCGACAGCGCGGTCAAGTTTCGAGACGTTGTCGACGGAACCTCGAACACCATCCTGTTCGGCGAGCGAAGCGGAACCACCGTCGGTTCTATCAGCTACAATGCCGGTCTCTGGGTCGGTTATCGCAACGGCGAAGGCTCGGGGGGACAACCTTATTCCTGCATCGGTCGAGGTCCGGGGAGTGCGACCGACGTCACAAGTGGGATCAACTCCACCAATAACTGGGCGCTCGCCTATTCGCTTCATCCCGGGGGAGCCAATTTCGCCAAAGCGGACGGATCGGTTTCGTTCTATGCCGAGACGATCAATCTCTCGGCTTATCAATACTTGATCCAACGAGACGACGGGCAGGTGATTCCTAACGAGTAA
- a CDS encoding DMT family transporter, whose product MRPSDTIKLTILASIWGASFLLMRIMAPALGPFGLASSRLLIAGIILSIWFTSRGLEIEWRRNWRQYTVIGLLNAAIPFTMFGVAALYIPAGYSAVINATTPIFGVVWSAFIFQDRPTPMMIVGAILGLIGVGVIAGLGPVETSWALLASIGACLTAAICYSAAGVYIKTHTGRLKPMGVASAAQLIGGAVLIPGLAFYPPKPELFTPTVIAATITLALLCSAIGFVLYYQLLADCGPTKALTVTYIVPVFGVLWGALFLGETITPVMIGGMALVIGGTFLLVRRH is encoded by the coding sequence ATGCGACCAAGCGACACCATCAAGCTGACGATTTTGGCCTCGATCTGGGGCGCGTCGTTCTTGCTGATGCGAATCATGGCGCCGGCGCTGGGGCCGTTCGGGCTCGCTTCGAGCCGATTGCTGATCGCCGGGATCATTCTGTCGATCTGGTTTACGTCTCGCGGGCTCGAGATCGAGTGGCGCCGCAACTGGCGACAATACACGGTGATCGGCCTGCTCAACGCGGCGATTCCGTTCACCATGTTCGGCGTCGCGGCTCTCTATATTCCGGCTGGATATTCGGCGGTGATCAATGCGACGACGCCTATTTTTGGGGTCGTCTGGAGCGCCTTCATCTTCCAAGACCGCCCTACTCCAATGATGATCGTGGGAGCGATACTCGGTTTGATCGGGGTCGGCGTCATCGCCGGGCTGGGACCGGTTGAAACGTCCTGGGCATTGTTGGCTTCGATTGGCGCCTGTCTGACGGCGGCGATCTGCTATTCGGCGGCTGGGGTCTACATCAAGACTCACACTGGGCGGCTAAAACCGATGGGAGTCGCCAGCGCCGCGCAGTTGATCGGCGGCGCCGTGTTGATCCCGGGCCTCGCGTTCTATCCTCCCAAACCCGAATTGTTCACGCCGACGGTCATCGCCGCGACGATCACGCTGGCGCTCCTGTGCAGCGCCATCGGCTTCGTCCTCTATTACCAATTGCTCGCCGATTGCGGGCCGACCAAGGCGCTGACCGTCACCTACATCGTGCCGGTCTTCGGCGTCTTGTGGGGCGCCCTGTTCCTGGGCGAAACTATCACGCCGGTGATGATCGGCGGAATGGCCCTGGTCATCGGCGGGACGTTTTTGCTGGTGCGGCGGCACTGA
- a CDS encoding DUF642 domain-containing protein, whose amino-acid sequence MFRTLLILGIIASLGTSALAEEIVSSAVPLEQNPLICWSGPMPNTPQPPAGELIGGSFEEPVISGPYQVFSSYGAMPHGWVIESGTVDIVGNYWEARKGKQSLDLSGAHAAPGTIYQDVRTEKGAWYLLRFAASGNPEPADQPTIKKLRVYFDGELLDELQFDVAGDDFEHVNWHYYKYKVKASGDVSRLKFQSLTESMCGPILDDVSMTPISPPQELRELQQFQERQLQQELTSPGE is encoded by the coding sequence ATGTTTCGGACGCTACTGATCTTGGGAATCATCGCAAGTCTAGGGACGTCGGCCCTGGCGGAAGAAATCGTCTCCAGCGCAGTTCCGCTGGAGCAGAACCCGCTCATCTGCTGGTCGGGCCCGATGCCCAACACGCCGCAGCCGCCAGCGGGTGAATTGATCGGCGGCAGTTTTGAAGAGCCGGTGATCTCGGGCCCCTATCAGGTTTTCTCCAGTTACGGCGCCATGCCGCACGGCTGGGTTATTGAAAGCGGAACGGTCGACATTGTCGGCAACTATTGGGAAGCCCGCAAAGGAAAGCAGTCGCTTGATCTCAGCGGCGCGCATGCCGCACCCGGGACGATTTACCAGGACGTGCGGACCGAAAAAGGCGCCTGGTATCTGCTGCGCTTTGCGGCGTCCGGCAATCCAGAACCGGCTGATCAGCCGACCATCAAAAAGCTACGCGTCTACTTCGACGGCGAATTGCTCGACGAGTTGCAGTTTGACGTCGCCGGCGACGACTTTGAGCATGTGAACTGGCACTATTACAAATACAAAGTCAAAGCGAGCGGCGACGTCTCGCGACTGAAGTTTCAAAGCCTGACCGAGTCGATGTGCGGGCCGATTCTGGATGACGTCTCGATGACGCCGATTTCACCGCCGCAGGAGTTACGGGAACTGCAGCAGTTTCAGGAGCGGCAACTGCAACAGGAGCTTACCTCCCCTGGCGAATAG
- a CDS encoding carboxypeptidase-like regulatory domain-containing protein codes for MNTYLRCLWIAGLLAVVGCEPNTGGFDYAPVSGTVTVNGRPLEGATVAFAPQGESLNTGRPSLAQTDADGHFQLQTVNGIDGAVIGRHLVAITTKRLDPETQDVVARETIPVRYNAQSELSFDVPKEGSTSANFDLTLK; via the coding sequence ATGAATACCTATCTTCGTTGTCTCTGGATCGCCGGATTGTTGGCAGTTGTCGGTTGTGAACCTAACACGGGCGGTTTTGATTACGCGCCTGTTTCCGGCACGGTGACGGTCAATGGGCGGCCGCTGGAAGGGGCGACGGTCGCGTTCGCTCCGCAGGGGGAGTCGCTCAATACAGGTCGCCCTTCGTTGGCTCAGACCGATGCGGATGGGCATTTTCAGCTGCAGACGGTCAACGGCATTGATGGCGCCGTGATCGGGCGGCATCTGGTCGCGATTACCACCAAGCGACTCGACCCAGAAACGCAAGATGTCGTCGCTCGCGAAACGATTCCTGTTCGTTACAACGCTCAATCGGAGTTGTCGTTTGACGTGCCGAAAGAGGGATCGACCAGCGCAAACTTTGATTTGACGTTGAAGTAA